DNA sequence from the Paenibacillus physcomitrellae genome:
ATGATAATGCTGTTTAGAAGTTTATCCTCAAATCTTAAATCAATGATTGACGAGTCCGTGGTTTTGCTCCTCGGCGCCGAGGTCGGTTTCCTTAAAGGTTTCGCCGATCAGGGCGTAACGAATACTGTCGACGAGCGCTTCCCAACTGGCTTCGATCACGTTCTCGGACACCCCGACGGTGTTCCAGCTGCTGGAAAGATCCTTGGATTCAATCAGAACGCGTACTTTAGCGGCAGTTGCGTCTTTCTCGTCTAATACACGAACCTTATAGTCGGACAGATGCATTTCCTTAAGCCGCGGAAAATAAGTAACGAGCGCTTTGCGCAGGGCGTTATCGAGCGCGTTCACTGGTCCGTTACCTTCCGCCGCCGTATAGACGCTTGAGCCGCCTACATTAAGTTTGACGAAAGCTTCGGAAACAACGGGTTTTCCGGCTGTCTTCTCGACCAGCATTTTAAACGATTCGAATACAAATTTCTCTTCAATATCCCCATTAGCGCTGCGGAGCAGCATCTCCAGGGAAGCATCCGCGCCCTCAAAGGAATAACCTTGATGCTCAAGGTCTTTAATATGTTGAATAACCTCTTTCGTCTGATCGTTAGCAGGATCAAAGTCGATTCCCATCTCTTTAGCCTTGGAAACTACGTTGCTTTGACCCGCCAGCTCGGATACGAGAATCCGCTGCTTGTTGCCGACAAGTTCAGGCTGGATATGCTCATAAGTTTTGGAATCCCGCAAAATAGCGGAGACATGTATGCCGCCTTTATGAGCAAAAGCGGAGGTGCCCACGTAAGGCTGGTTGTTTGGCAAGTGAACATTCGCGATTTCGCTGATATAACGGGCCGTGTTGGTTAATTGACCAATCTGCTCGGCAGGTAACACTTCATATCCGAGCTTAAGCTGAAGATTCGGAATAACAGAGCAAAGATTGGCATTGCCGCAGCGTTCGCCGTATCCGTTGATCGTGCCCTGAATCTGAGTAGCTCCCGCCTGAACAGCACTTAGGGCATTGGCGACAGCAAGCTCGCAGTCGTTGTGGGTATGAATGCCAAGCTGCGCTGCTCCCAACTGGCTGCGGACATCCGTAACAATCGAATGGACCTCGCCAGGCATGCTTCCTCCGTTTGTATCACACATGACGAGCCAATCGGCTCCAGCGGCTGCGGCACTCTTCATCACGGCGAGGGCGTAGTCTTTATTATGTTTGTAGCCGTCGAAGAAATGTTCAGCATCAAAAATAACTTCAAGTCCACGCTGTTTGAGAAAAGCGATGGAATCGGCAATCATCGCCAGGTTCTCTTCCAGTGTCGTCTGAAGCGCGGTATGTACGTGGAAGTCCCACGATTTTCCGACCAGAGTTGCTGCTTGTACGCCGGATTCAATGATCCGGTTCAGATTGGCATCCAGATGAGCTTCGCTGTTCTTGCGGCGGGTGCTGCCGAAAGCGGTGACTTTAGCCTGCAAACGCAGCTCCTGGACGCGGCGGAAAAATTCAATGTCTTTGTTATTGCTGCCCGGAATGCCGCCTTCAATATAATGAACGCCCAATTGATCCAGCTTTCTGGCGATTTTCAGCTTGTCGTCGGCCGAGAGGCTGATTCCTTCCCCTTGTGTGCCGTCGCGCAGTGTAGTATCAAAGATAGAAAGAACCTTAGACATGAAGAGTCCCCCTTATGGAAGTGGATGATGAACAAGACATAGGTAAATTTGATATACTTATTATAAAATAATTCCACCGAAAAAACTTTATTGCTTTACTGTATCATGGTTTGTTAATTTTGTATAACTTGTTTTGGTTAGGGTCAGGAGGGAAACGGCGTGAACAATGGCTTGAACAATATAGAAAAATATTATCCCTCCAAAGGCAGGGTCATCCTTCACGTGGACATGAACGCCTTTTACTGCTCGGTCCATGAGGCTGAGGAGCCTGAGAAATATGCAGGCAAAGCTACGGCCGTGGCGGGAAGTGTGGAGAAACGCAAAGGGATCATCGTAACCTGCTCTTACGTAGCCAGAAAGCTTGGAGTAAAGACGGGCATGCTGGTCAGTCAGGCTTTGAAATTATGCCCTGATTTAATTGTACTACAACCGGATTTCCATCTGTACCGGAGGTACTCCAAAGCGTTTCAAAGCATAGCCTATTCCTATACCCCGCTGCTGCAGACGGCTTCAATTGATGAGTGTTATATGGATATAACCGGCTCCCGACAATTCGGCACCCCGCTGCAAATTGCAGAGGAGCTGCAGCAGCGCATTCGCGAGGAATTGGGTCTTCCGTGTTCGGTAGGAATCGCTCCTAACAAACTGCTGGCCAAGATGGGTTCCGATATGAAAAAGCCGAACGGGATCACAGTTCTAAGAATCCGTGACGTTCCAAATCTGCTGTGGGATAAACCTTGTGCTCAGTTGTTCGGCATCGGGAGCAGAACCGCAGAAAAGTTAAAGAAGCTGCACATCTACACGATCGGCCAGTTGGCGGCCGCAGAGGAAAGAAAGCTGCAGCAGCATTTTGGCGTTATGGGCTCATGGATGAAGCAGGCGGCAAATGGCATTGACCATACTCCAGTCCGTGAGGAGCAGGATAAAAATAAATCGGTCGGTCATACGACCACTCTTCCTTATGATATTACAGATATCAAAGACGTTGAACGGGTGATGCTGAACCTGGCGGATCAGGTATCCAGACGGATGCGCAGGCAGGGGTTGATGGCGCAGACCGTGCAGATCACCATCCGTACGCCGGATATGAAGACCATTACGAGATCACAGACCCTGCCAAGCGTCACGGAAACGGCTGAGGAAGTATATCATGAGGCCTGTAAGCTGTTCCAAAAGCATTGGAGGGACCATAAACCCGTGCGGCTGCTAGGAATCACACTTCAAAACCTGGTTCCGAAGGAGGAGTCGGCTATGCAACTGGATCTGTTCAGCTATGAGCAGCAGCCGAAGAAAGAGCAGCTGACCAAAGTGATGGATGAGCTGCGGGACAAATTTGGTGAAAGCGCGGTTCTGACGGCGGGTATGCTCGGCGATGACCCTTCGGCTCTGATCCGTAACCATAAAATCCGGGGCACTTCCTTGCAAACGGATTTTCTGAAAAATCAGGATCAGGATTGAAAAGGCAGCGCTTTCTGGAATGAATAGCCAATTCAATTGAAATTGTCAATTATTTATATTATATTTGAGTGGGGTGCTTGACTGCACTTTGGTCTTGTATTGTTTTTTAACAGGAGGCAGACAAATGGCAAAATATAGTTGGGTGGACAAAGACACTTGTATCGCTTGCGGCGCATGCGGCGCTACGGCACCGGACATTTTTGATTACGATGATGAAGGTTTGGCAGAAGTGATTTACCAAAGTGATGCTAACCGCGGCGTTACGGAAATTGAGGAAGGTTTATACGACGATCTTCAGGACGCCTGCGACGGCTGCCCTACAGATTCCATCAAAATTGCGGATGAACCCTTTAATAAAGAAGGCTAATACGCATGTCGTACATGCAGTTTAACTGCTGAAGAACATCTCTCGCTTTCGTGAGGGATGTTTTTTTATGGATTTTTAGATTTATTGATTTGTTGTTTCTGGAACAACGCGCTTATGACTGGTGCTTTCGTTGCATATCGATTTCCGGAACTTCGGCCGATAATAGAAATAGAAGGGGCCAGGGTTTGCGGCTTTTCTTGGCTAGGACAACAAATGACGGAGGTCGTGATGAATAATTCGGCATATTTGAAAGATTATGTACGGATGCATCCGGATAATCGTATGGCCTGGTATCTGCTGGGGAAGGAATACGAACAGAACGGTCAGGAAGGCAAAGCCAATTATTGTTACATACAAGCGGGAGATATTTACGAAGCTTTTGAATCTAGCAAGACACCCGACGAGGTGTGGAAGGAATACGCGGCAGAGCTGCTGGAAGCATCAAAGCAAAAAGAAAAAATCCGCATGCGCTGGCGGAAGGGGCTGGCAGCGGTCATGCTGCTTCTGCTGATCCTGCTCTCACCGCTGTGGACGGCAGCGCCTACCAACGGGAAGACTGCGGGCGGACAACCAGAGGGGCAGCAGGATCAAGTAGCCGCCGCTGCTCCTGCTGCTCCGGTCCAAACGGGAGACGGCCAGCAGGCTGCGCAAACCCTCCCTGGAAGGCCGATGTTTACGGCCGCGGCTGCAGGCACAGAGGCGGAGCGGGCACGCTCCTTGTCCGTATTGCTTGAACAAGGCAGCCAGCAAGGCCGTCCGCTGGCTATGCTTGGCATGGTCAGCCAGCAGGATTGGCTGCTGTGGAGCCGGGATATGCCACTGGAATACAGCATTGTTAAAGATACAGACTCGGGAAAAACCTCCATTCAGGCGTTAAACCCCGCTGACTGCGGCTGCAAGCCCCCAGAAGAGCTGAAGCTGAAAAGCCAGGCGGAGGAGTGGACCGGGGAGCAGGAACTGCTGGCCCTGCTGTCTACGGCGATGCAGGAGTTCAAGCAGGCTAATGGACGTTATCCGGAGAAAGCCAGTGAATTGAATCAGCCCTATCCGAACAACTGGATTGCCGGGGATACTCCCGGTCTGGAACCGGCCTTTCAAGCCGCGCTTGCGGGGCTGAAGTCACCCCGAGATCCGGGGAACGGAATTTCTGGAGGAGCAGCCGGATTAACTGCCGGACAAGCAGCCGGCAAGCCGGGAGAGCCTTTTTTCCGCCAGCCGCTTGAAATCAAGGTAGACAAAACCAAACATCTGCTGGCTCTGACCAGCGGGAACGTTATTCTTCGTACTTATAAAGTAGGTTTAGGAGGAGAGCGGACGCCGGAAGGGGTCTTCAAGATCACGGAAAAGGTCATTAACCCGAACGGGCACGATAACGGAGAGTTTGGAAGCCGGGGAATGGCCTTGTCGGGCGGGAATTATGCCATTCACGGGACTAATGAATCCGACAGCATCGGTAAGGACGAATCTTTGGGCTGTATACGTCTGGCCAAAGCCGATGTAGAGGAATTGTTTGATATGGTACCGAAGGGAATACAGGTAACAATTGGAAAGGGGATATTGCCCGATGTGAAGCCGGGAGCGAGCGAACGTTTCAAATTTCCCGACAGGCAGGACCAGACAAATCCCCGGAAGAACTATCACTGGCTGGACTAATCAAATAATAATCAAATATTGACCCAAATCAAAATAACCGCAAAAAAGATGATGATCACAGCAAGGATAGACCCGACCCAGATCAGCCCTTTTTTATTGACCTCTTCTTTCTTCTGCTGAAGGGACGGCGGTTTTCTTTTGGTGGACATAGAGAGCACTTCCTTCCATATATGTGGCTTCATCCCTGCGGTTAACGCGGGAAGGACAACTCTATTGTAATGGCTTTCATGGTATTTTTCCATGATAGGATCAGAGAGGCGGGAATTAAACCTAATAACTTTCCTTTTTGATCCGAAACCGCTAAACTGATAGTGGGGAAACATGTGTGTGCCGCAGGGCGCTGTTATAGAACGGAGTGAAGAGAAGTGCTTTATCGGAATTTTGGAAAACCGGTTTTCTTCAGACTTGATCCTGAGAAAGCCCACCATCTGGTGATCGGAGGATTACATAAGACCTCGGCCATGCCTGGAGGGATTGCCTTACTTAGATCTTTATTTGGCATAAAAGAAACCCCGGAGCTTTCGGTCGACCTGTTTGGACTGCATTTTCCTTCTCCGGTAGGACTCGCCGCGGGGCTTGATAAAAATGCGGAAGCCGTTGAAGGTTTCTCTTCCATCGGTTTCGGCTTTATGGAGGTAGGCACAGTAACGCCAAAAGGCCAGCTAGGCAACGAACAGCCCCGGCTGTTTCGACTGCCTCCCGACGAAGCGCTTATTAACCGGATGGGGTTCAATAATTACGGAGCCGAGGCGATGGCAGCCCAATTGGCGGCTTTGAAGAGCCGGCCGATTCCCATTGCTGTGAATATTGGCAAAAATAAAACAACATCAAACGAAGAAGCGTATACTGATTATAAGAGCTGCATTCAGGCCTTGTATCCGGAGGCTGATTTTTTTGTCGTGAACATCAGTTCACCGAATACGCCTGACCTTCGCAACTTGCAGCATGGCAGCGAGCTTTCGGGGTTGCTGGAGCAGGTCGTCGGCGAAATGCAGACCCAAAATGCCTGGCACGGAGGTTCGAAAGCGGTGCTCGTTAAGATCGCACCCGACGTTACCGATGAAGAGCTTGAGTTTATGGTAGAGACGATCTCCGCGAGCGGCGTATCCGGTATTATTGCCACCAATACAACCCTCTCCCGTGAAGGGCTGCAGCATCCGCATGCCAAGGAAACGGGCGGTCTGAGCGGGAAGCCGCTCCAGGAGCGATCCACTGAGATCGTCAGCCGGATTTACCGGCAAACGGGCGGGAAGCTTCCGATTATCGGCTCCGGCGGTATTTTCAGCGGAGAGGACGCTTACCGGAAGATCCGGGCGGGCGCAAGCCTCATTGAAATTTATACAGCACTTATTTATGAAGGTCCGGAGATTAACCGCAGATTGCACCGTAGTTTACGGGAACTGATGCTGCGGGACGGATTTCAACATATTTCCGAAGCGGTGGGTGCTGACCACCGTTAACGGGCGGTATGGACAGGAGGAACAGACATGGACGGTAGAGACTGGGGAACCTTTCTCCTTCCCTATGAACAGACTGTGGAGGAACTGAAAGTTAAATTAAAAACCATGCGTTCGGAGCTTAAGAAACGGGAAGAATATGCACCAATCGAGTTTGTTACCGGCCGCGTGAAGAAGATTTCCAGCATTTTGGATAAAGCCAAGCGGCTGAACGTCTCGATGGAGGATTTGGAAACGGGCATTGAGGATATTGCCGGCATTCGGATCATGTGTCAATTCGTTGAGGATATCCGGCGCGTGGCCCAATATATTCGGAACCGTAAAGATTTGAAAGTGCTCTATGAGAAAGATTATATTACCAATTATAAGGAAAGCGGCTATCGCAGCTTCCATATGATCGTGGAATATCCGGTTCAGACTGCCTTCGGGCAGAAACCGGTGCTGGCCGAAATCCAGATTCGTACGCTTGCCATGAACTTCTGGGCGACCATCGAGCATTCGCTGAATTATAAATACCGGGACAGCCTGCCGGCGGATATGCGGCTTCGTTTGAAGAAGGCCGCTGAGGCTGCCTTTGTGCTGGATAATGAGATGTCGAGCATCCGGGAAGAAATATTAACCGCCCAGCGAAGCTTTGAAGACGACTCCAATTTGGTGTCTGATACGCTGAAGCTCATTCATCAGCTCTATTTCTATCATAAAATCAGCGAGGCGATTGACGCGCAGCGGAGATTTGACCAAATCTGGGAGCAGCGTGATCTCGCGGCCATGAAAGTGCTGCTGGACGAAGTGAAGCTTATCATTAAACAGGCCAAAAAAGATATCGATCCGGAGCTTGATGATGAAGTATGAGGAGCTGTATCTGGCCTATCTGATCTACTTCAACCGGGACCGGGATTATTTTGAATGCCATGAAGTGTTGGAAGAGCTTTGGCTGGCC
Encoded proteins:
- the cimA gene encoding citramalate synthase, with product MSKVLSIFDTTLRDGTQGEGISLSADDKLKIARKLDQLGVHYIEGGIPGSNNKDIEFFRRVQELRLQAKVTAFGSTRRKNSEAHLDANLNRIIESGVQAATLVGKSWDFHVHTALQTTLEENLAMIADSIAFLKQRGLEVIFDAEHFFDGYKHNKDYALAVMKSAAAAGADWLVMCDTNGGSMPGEVHSIVTDVRSQLGAAQLGIHTHNDCELAVANALSAVQAGATQIQGTINGYGERCGNANLCSVIPNLQLKLGYEVLPAEQIGQLTNTARYISEIANVHLPNNQPYVGTSAFAHKGGIHVSAILRDSKTYEHIQPELVGNKQRILVSELAGQSNVVSKAKEMGIDFDPANDQTKEVIQHIKDLEHQGYSFEGADASLEMLLRSANGDIEEKFVFESFKMLVEKTAGKPVVSEAFVKLNVGGSSVYTAAEGNGPVNALDNALRKALVTYFPRLKEMHLSDYKVRVLDEKDATAAKVRVLIESKDLSSSWNTVGVSENVIEASWEALVDSIRYALIGETFKETDLGAEEQNHGLVNH
- a CDS encoding DNA polymerase IV, yielding MNNGLNNIEKYYPSKGRVILHVDMNAFYCSVHEAEEPEKYAGKATAVAGSVEKRKGIIVTCSYVARKLGVKTGMLVSQALKLCPDLIVLQPDFHLYRRYSKAFQSIAYSYTPLLQTASIDECYMDITGSRQFGTPLQIAEELQQRIREELGLPCSVGIAPNKLLAKMGSDMKKPNGITVLRIRDVPNLLWDKPCAQLFGIGSRTAEKLKKLHIYTIGQLAAAEERKLQQHFGVMGSWMKQAANGIDHTPVREEQDKNKSVGHTTTLPYDITDIKDVERVMLNLADQVSRRMRRQGLMAQTVQITIRTPDMKTITRSQTLPSVTETAEEVYHEACKLFQKHWRDHKPVRLLGITLQNLVPKEESAMQLDLFSYEQQPKKEQLTKVMDELRDKFGESAVLTAGMLGDDPSALIRNHKIRGTSLQTDFLKNQDQD
- a CDS encoding ferredoxin — its product is MAKYSWVDKDTCIACGACGATAPDIFDYDDEGLAEVIYQSDANRGVTEIEEGLYDDLQDACDGCPTDSIKIADEPFNKEG
- a CDS encoding L,D-transpeptidase; translation: MNNSAYLKDYVRMHPDNRMAWYLLGKEYEQNGQEGKANYCYIQAGDIYEAFESSKTPDEVWKEYAAELLEASKQKEKIRMRWRKGLAAVMLLLLILLSPLWTAAPTNGKTAGGQPEGQQDQVAAAAPAAPVQTGDGQQAAQTLPGRPMFTAAAAGTEAERARSLSVLLEQGSQQGRPLAMLGMVSQQDWLLWSRDMPLEYSIVKDTDSGKTSIQALNPADCGCKPPEELKLKSQAEEWTGEQELLALLSTAMQEFKQANGRYPEKASELNQPYPNNWIAGDTPGLEPAFQAALAGLKSPRDPGNGISGGAAGLTAGQAAGKPGEPFFRQPLEIKVDKTKHLLALTSGNVILRTYKVGLGGERTPEGVFKITEKVINPNGHDNGEFGSRGMALSGGNYAIHGTNESDSIGKDESLGCIRLAKADVEELFDMVPKGIQVTIGKGILPDVKPGASERFKFPDRQDQTNPRKNYHWLD
- a CDS encoding quinone-dependent dihydroorotate dehydrogenase translates to MLYRNFGKPVFFRLDPEKAHHLVIGGLHKTSAMPGGIALLRSLFGIKETPELSVDLFGLHFPSPVGLAAGLDKNAEAVEGFSSIGFGFMEVGTVTPKGQLGNEQPRLFRLPPDEALINRMGFNNYGAEAMAAQLAALKSRPIPIAVNIGKNKTTSNEEAYTDYKSCIQALYPEADFFVVNISSPNTPDLRNLQHGSELSGLLEQVVGEMQTQNAWHGGSKAVLVKIAPDVTDEELEFMVETISASGVSGIIATNTTLSREGLQHPHAKETGGLSGKPLQERSTEIVSRIYRQTGGKLPIIGSGGIFSGEDAYRKIRAGASLIEIYTALIYEGPEINRRLHRSLRELMLRDGFQHISEAVGADHR
- a CDS encoding GTP pyrophosphokinase; this translates as MDGRDWGTFLLPYEQTVEELKVKLKTMRSELKKREEYAPIEFVTGRVKKISSILDKAKRLNVSMEDLETGIEDIAGIRIMCQFVEDIRRVAQYIRNRKDLKVLYEKDYITNYKESGYRSFHMIVEYPVQTAFGQKPVLAEIQIRTLAMNFWATIEHSLNYKYRDSLPADMRLRLKKAAEAAFVLDNEMSSIREEILTAQRSFEDDSNLVSDTLKLIHQLYFYHKISEAIDAQRRFDQIWEQRDLAAMKVLLDEVKLIIKQAKKDIDPELDDEV